In the genome of Triticum urartu cultivar G1812 chromosome 5, Tu2.1, whole genome shotgun sequence, one region contains:
- the LOC125506116 gene encoding BTB/POZ and MATH domain-containing protein 2-like: protein MAERCKISAAIVAGCDERSSMLEGSEHLKDDCLTIRCDVTVMKEIHGEEARVPPSDLQQHLGDLLKNQDAADLTFQVGAQRFSAHRCVLAARSSVFKAELLGAMEESSSGHIEICDMEADVFKSLLHFIYTDSVPPMLDVVMAGHLLVAADRYNIGRLRQICEEKLCNNIAANMVATSLALAEQHVFHDLKEACFQFLASPSNLEAMMASEGYEHLKSSCPSVLKELIARILPAEWNAAKDIVMTMWK, encoded by the exons ATGGCAGAGCGTTGCAAGATCTCTGCTGCCATTGTAGCCGGATGTGACGAAAGGTCTT CTATGCTGGAGGGATCGGAGCATCTGAAAGATGATTGTCTTACCATCAGGTGCGATGTCACCGTCATGAAGGAGATCCATGGCGAAGAAGCAAGGGTTCCTCCAAGCGACCTGCAGCAGCATCTTGGCGACCTACTCAAGAACCAGGACGCAGCAGACCTAACCTTTCAAGTCGGTGCACAGAGATTCTCTGCTCACAGGTGTGTCCTTGCTGCTCGGTCGTCAGTCTTCAAGGCCGAGCTCCTCGGCGCCATGGAGGAGAGTTCCTCTGGTCATATTGAAATCTGTGACATGGAAGCTGATGTTTTCAAGTCCTTGCTCCATTTCATTTACACCGACTCGGTTCCTCCAATGCTTGATGTGGTGATGGCCGGCCATCTGCTCGTGGCGGCTGACAGGTACAACATCGGCAGGCTGAGGCAGATCTGTGAGGAAAAATTGTGCAATAACATTGCTGCCAACATGGTGGCAACCAGCTTGGCTTTAGCGGAGCAGCATGTTTTCCATGATCTCAAAGAAGCTTGCTTCCAGTTCCTTGCTTCCCCGTCCAATTTGGAGGCGATGATGGCAAGCGAAGGTTATGAGCATCTCAAGTCCAGCTGCCCATCTGTTCTCAAGGAGCTAATAGCTAGAATCCTCCCGGCTGAATGGAACGCGGCTAAGGATATTGTCATGACAATGTGGAAGTAA